GCCTCGCCCAACTGGCTTATTTCACGCAGGGATTTGCAGCAAACCGGAGCCTTTCACGGGCTTCATTATCCTGAAGATTATGATCTCATATTTCGTTGGTACCGGCATAAACTCCCTGTAGTTGGAATTCCTGCCATTACCCATCTTTGGCGCGAACATCCTGACCGCACCTCCCGCACATCACACTTTTACAGCCAGGAAGCTTTCTTCAGGCTGAAGGCAAAATGGTTTCTTAAATTGGACTATGATCCTGAAAGGCCTTTGCTCATTTTAGGCGAAGGCCGGAAAAATCAGTTGATCCAGCGAAACCTGATTAAACACCGAGTCCCGTTCAGCGTCATCACCAAAACCGGCATTGGCCGGTTAAAGCAAATCCTTAACCCACAAATACTGGTGGCCGTTTACCCGCCAAAACCTGCCCGGGAGGAGATAGAAAAATTATTCGAAAAACTAAATCTGGAACACGGCCGGCACTACTGGTGGTGGTGATGAGTTCGTATCTGTAACCAACGAATCCTTTGATCTTTCTCCCTTAAAATACACTGCGGAAAAATAAAAAAGGCCGGGATTCATCCTGGTTTCCCAAAAGCTGATATTTGAATAATTGCAACCATAGTTTTTATTTAAATTTTGACCATGAAAATGTTAATGCTTTGTCTCGCCAGCGTGGTTTTTATCA
Above is a window of Bacteroidia bacterium DNA encoding:
- a CDS encoding glycosyltransferase family 2 protein; this translates as MPPAPLISILMPVKNAGKYLQETLDSIAGQTWKHWELIAIDDGSDDDSREILSAFQSCNPRVRWFQNSGSGIIPALNLAWQKSIGSFITRMDADDLMPPEKLRIMLQAVEQNPGAVVTGHVQYFSGSGLVSDGYIKYAQWLNHRVDLADHWQCVFRECVIASPNWLISRRDLQQTGAFHGLHYPEDYDLIFRWYRHKLPVVGIPAITHLWREHPDRTSRTSHFYSQEAFFRLKAKWFLKLDYDPERPLLILGEGRKNQLIQRNLIKHRVPFSVITKTGIGRLKQILNPQILVAVYPPKPAREEIEKLFEKLNLEHGRHYWWW